Part of the Deinococcus planocerae genome is shown below.
CTCGTACCTCAGCCCGGACGGGGAGGAGGGCTACCCGGGGAACCTCGCCGTGCGGGTGACGTACACGCTGACGGACGACGACTCCCTCCAGATCGACTATCAGGCGACGACGGACGCGCCCACCATCCTCAACCTCACGAACCACACGTACTGGAACCTGAGCGGCGACGCGGGGCGGGACATTCTCGGGCACGAGTTGACGGTGCACGCCGACCACATCACGGCCATCGGCGGGACGCTGATCCCCACGGGTGAGCTCCGGTCCGTGGAGGGCACGCCCTTCGACTTCCGGGAGGGGAGGGCCGTGGGGGCGCGGGTGGACGAGCCGGACGAGCAACTGCGCTTCGCGGGCGGCTACGACCACAACTTCGTGCTGCGGGACGGGGAGGGGCTCAGGCCCGCCGCCGAACTCCGCGACCCCCTCTCCGGGCGGCGGGTCGAGGTCCTCACGACCCAGCCGGGAATGCAGTTCTACTCGGGGAACTTCCTCGACGGCTCCATCGTGGGGAAGGAGGGCCAGGTCTACGGGCACCGCTGGGCCGTGTGCCTGGAGACGCAGCACTTTCCGGATTCGCCCCACCACCCGGAGTTTCCCTCCACGGTGCTGCGGCCCGGGGAGCGCTTCACCTCGCGGACGGTGTACGCCTTCTCGGCGCGCTGAGCACGGCGCCGGGGGGGGGGGTGCGTGAGAAAGGGCACCCGGGGGGGCGGCGGGGTAAGAGCGGTGAGACAGGCCGGGGCTCAGGGTGGAGGAAGTTCCGCGCGGACTCCTCCTCCCGCGGCGCCCGGAGACGCCTGCCCATGTCCACCCCCGCCCAGTTCGCGCGTTACCACCGGCTCGTGCAGGTGCTCGCCGACCTCGCCCGCAGCAGCCGGGACGTGGGGGCGGTCGTCCAGACGGTGCACCGGCAGGCGGAGACGCTCTTTTCCACCCACGTGACCCTGCTGGCGCTGCTTGCCTCGCCGGAGGAGTGGGTGTGGGAGCTGTACGAGGGCCGCCAGCACACGACGAGCCGCCTGCCCTTCTACGAGGAGGGCGTGGTGGAGCAAGCGCTCGGCGGCCCGCTGTCGATTCCCGACCTCACGGCGTACCTCACCGAATTCCCCGTGCGGGTGCGGCGGGTGCTGAGCGCCGAGGAGGTCGTGCTCGACGTGCGGGAGATCGAGGACGAGGCGGAGAGCGTGCACGCGCTCCTGCTCGTGCCGCTGGAGATCGGGGGGAAGCGGGTGGGGGTGCTCTCCATCCAGAGTTACCGGGTGCACGCCTTCGACGAGACCGACCTGCTGTTTCTGGAGCTGCTCGGGCAGCACGTCGCCATCGCCCTGGAAAATGCCCGCTGGCACGCGCAGCTCGAGCGGGCCACCCTCACCGACCCCCTGACCGGCCTGCCCAACCGCCGGGCCTTCGGGGCGCGGGCCGAGCGGGCCCTGGGCGCGGCCCAGACGGGCGAGGCCGCGCCCACGCTCGTGCTCCTGGACATCGAGCGGTTCAAGGGGATCAACGACACCTTCGGGCACGACGTCGGCGACGAGGTGCTCGTGACCGTCGCGGAGGTGCTGGGACGGGCCCTGCCGCCGGGGGCCGCCTTCCGGCTGGGGGGCGACGAGTTCGCCCTGCTCGTGGAGGGAGACCGGGGGGAGGTCGGGCGGGAGGTCGAGAGATTGAACGCGGCCCTGCGGGAGGCGCGGTGGCCGCCCGGCGTCGGCCCGGTGTGTCTCAACGCCGGGGCGGCGCGGGCGAGGCCGGGCGACTCCCTGAGCGTCTGGCTGCGCCGCGCCGACCAGCGGATGTACCACGCCAAGCGGGGCTGCGCCGACCGGGCGGGCACGCGCTGGGGCCTCGACTTCGGCCCCCTCGACTTGGGCCCCCTCGACTTGGGCCCGGCCCCGGGGTGAGGGGATGGGGAGAGGCCGGGGTCAGCCCCAGGGCTCCCGGGCGAAAGACAGGGCGGATGAAGCCGCCACCCCGGGAGCAGCGAGGCCTCCCCGGCGTCGGAGGTGACCCTTCTCTCCGCTCAGGGTAACGACGCTTCTTCTGGCGAATGTTCCGGGACAAGAGGGTTCACTCCTCTCCGTGTGACGAGCATCCCTTGTTGGGCCGAGCACACGCCGCCCGAGCCGACGGGACTCCCCTGTACTCTGGCCGGAGCGATGGACACCGACCTCCCCCACGCCCAGGCCCGACTCCTCCGGCAGACCCTCCGCTCACAGGGCCAGGCGCTGGGGGACGAGGCGGCCCGCGCCGTGGTGGCCCGGTTCTGGGAGCAAGCCGGGGCGAACGGCTCTCCGCTCGGCAGGCTGGACGAGGCGCTGCGGGAACACGGCCTTGCGCTGGACGCGGGGACACGCTCGCGGACGGCCTGGACCCTGCTCGGCGTCGCTGCTCCGGGGGCCGTGCGGTTGACGCCCGGGGCACGGGGCAGGCTCACCCACCTCGTCGAACTCCACGACCTGTCGCTGCCGTCGCGGGCCCGGGAGGTGGGGGGGCAGCTCGCCCGGGAGCGCACGCTGACCGCCGACCTCCGGCGCGCCCGCCCGTGGCTGGGCGGTGGGGAAGGGGTGCGGGACGTGCTCGCCGCCGTCTTCGACAACGAGTGGAGCGGCTTCCTGAGTCTGCTCGGCGAGTTCGGCCCCTGGGTCTATGCGCCCAGCGTCGCCGACCTCCAGGCGCTGTCGCACCGTTACGCGGCCCTCGTGCGGCTGGCCGCGGGGAGCCGGGAGGAGGACGTGCTCGCCGCCGCCGTGCGGCTGGGGCGTGCCTCCCCCGCCGGGTCCCTCCTTGCCCGCCTGGAGGCCACGGCCTACCGCGCCGGGGGTGAACCGCCGTCCCGGACCCCGCCGCCCAGCCCGGACCGACTCGTGGAGGTGGAGCAGACGTTCTGGGACGCCGCCCAGGAACAGGCCCGGGGGCAGCGGGACCGGTGGGCCGCCCGGCGCCGGACGTAGGTTCCATTCCCACCGCCCTCCGCAGGTCGTGAGGCGAATGTTGACAATTCCCCAAGCGCCTGTCATCCTCTTTTTGAACGTTCAAATCATCTGCCCGAGGGGGTGTCATGACCCGAGCCACGCTCCGGGATGTTGCCGCGCACGCGGGCGTCTCGCACCAGACCGTCTCCAACGTGCTCAACGACCACCCGTCCATCCGCCCCGCCACCCGGGAGCGCGTGCTCGACGCGATCCGTGCCCTCGACTACCACCCCAACGCCGCCGCCAAGGCGCTGCGCGAGTCGCGGGTGACCACCCTTTGCTGCGCGTTTTACGGGCACGCGGCGGACGAGATCAATGATCCCTACCGCAACCTGGTGCAGTCGGCCTTCATCGCGGAGGCGAACGCGCGGGGGTACTCGATCACGACGGCGATGTTGCAGGGGGGGCAGCCGGAGGGTCTCCGGGCCCTGCGCACCGCCTTCCTGGGCCGCAGCTTCGGGGGCGTGGTGGTGGTGAGCACGACGCTGCCGCCGGAGTGGATGCGGGCCCTGGAGGGCTGGGAGATTCCCGCGGTGCTGTTCGACCGCTCGGACCCGGCGGGGGGGCTGCCCTCGGTGACCGCCGACTACGCGGGGGGGGTGGCCGGGCTCGTCGCGTACCACGTCGCGCGCGGGCGGCGGGACCTCGCCCTGGTGGGGCCGGGCGACGACTTCGGCACGAGCGCGGTGCTGCGCCGCGAGGGCTTCCTGGCGGCGGCGCGGGCCCACGGGGTGCGCGCCCGGATCGA
Proteins encoded:
- a CDS encoding GGDEF domain-containing protein — its product is MSTPAQFARYHRLVQVLADLARSSRDVGAVVQTVHRQAETLFSTHVTLLALLASPEEWVWELYEGRQHTTSRLPFYEEGVVEQALGGPLSIPDLTAYLTEFPVRVRRVLSAEEVVLDVREIEDEAESVHALLLVPLEIGGKRVGVLSIQSYRVHAFDETDLLFLELLGQHVAIALENARWHAQLERATLTDPLTGLPNRRAFGARAERALGAAQTGEAAPTLVLLDIERFKGINDTFGHDVGDEVLVTVAEVLGRALPPGAAFRLGGDEFALLVEGDRGEVGREVERLNAALREARWPPGVGPVCLNAGAARARPGDSLSVWLRRADQRMYHAKRGCADRAGTRWGLDFGPLDLGPLDLGPAPG
- a CDS encoding aldose epimerase family protein, producing the protein MTDTNPEPGLSSQPWGTAPDGQPVTLYELRNRSGLRAHITDFGGVVVRLLTPDREGRLGDIVLGHDRAEGYFDLGTSPYFGALIGRYGNRIAGGRFTLDGRAYGLARNNGPNALHGGERGFNLRLWQGRPIDGEKGPALALSYLSPDGEEGYPGNLAVRVTYTLTDDDSLQIDYQATTDAPTILNLTNHTYWNLSGDAGRDILGHELTVHADHITAIGGTLIPTGELRSVEGTPFDFREGRAVGARVDEPDEQLRFAGGYDHNFVLRDGEGLRPAAELRDPLSGRRVEVLTTQPGMQFYSGNFLDGSIVGKEGQVYGHRWAVCLETQHFPDSPHHPEFPSTVLRPGERFTSRTVYAFSAR
- a CDS encoding LacI family DNA-binding transcriptional regulator: MTRATLRDVAAHAGVSHQTVSNVLNDHPSIRPATRERVLDAIRALDYHPNAAAKALRESRVTTLCCAFYGHAADEINDPYRNLVQSAFIAEANARGYSITTAMLQGGQPEGLRALRTAFLGRSFGGVVVVSTTLPPEWMRALEGWEIPAVLFDRSDPAGGLPSVTADYAGGVAGLVAYHVARGRRDLALVGPGDDFGTSAVLRREGFLAAARAHGVRARIEEGAWTAEAGGGAFRRLWGGGERPGAVLCGNDRMGAGALFAARTLGVRVPGEVAVSGFDDFEFARYTAPSLTTAHVPHGEMARLAVRRLLGRLEGHAPAHESAEIRLPVTLVPRESA